The following are encoded in a window of Rhodomicrobium lacus genomic DNA:
- the ccmB gene encoding heme exporter protein CcmB — protein MKAFLALLTRDLTLALRQGSAIGTALGFYLIAVSIIPLGLGPDLALLSRIAPGILWISFLLSAVLSVDALFQEDRDDGSLDALAIGPLPSELIAASKSLAHWLTTCVPLIVVTPLAGLLLNMELDAVPKLLATLAVGTLGISFVAGAGAALTLGLRRGALLLPLLILPLFAPFLIFGVGALSGAPGAFSQSILLLGALSLFSVAAMPFAAALALRLSLE, from the coding sequence ATGAAAGCCTTCCTCGCGCTCCTTACCCGCGATCTGACACTCGCTCTGCGCCAAGGCTCCGCCATCGGGACCGCTCTCGGCTTCTATCTCATCGCGGTGTCGATCATTCCGCTGGGCCTCGGCCCGGACCTCGCGCTCTTGTCTCGCATCGCGCCGGGCATCCTCTGGATCTCATTTCTGCTTTCGGCCGTGCTGTCGGTCGACGCGCTGTTTCAGGAAGACCGCGACGACGGCTCGCTCGACGCGCTTGCCATCGGCCCGCTGCCGTCAGAACTCATCGCCGCCTCGAAAAGCCTTGCGCACTGGCTGACCACCTGCGTGCCGCTCATCGTGGTGACGCCGCTCGCGGGGCTGCTTCTCAACATGGAACTCGACGCGGTGCCGAAGCTGCTTGCCACGCTGGCGGTCGGCACGCTCGGCATCAGCTTCGTCGCGGGGGCGGGGGCTGCCCTGACGCTTGGGCTACGGCGCGGCGCGTTGCTGCTGCCGCTCTTGATCCTGCCGCTTTTCGCTCCTTTCCTCATCTTCGGCGTCGGTGCGTTGTCCGGCGCGCCGGGGGCTTTCTCGCAAAGCATCCTGCTGCTCGGGGCGCTTTCGCTGTTTTCGGTGGCGGCGATGCCATTTGCCGCTGCCCTTGCCCTTCGCCTGAGTTTGGAGTGA
- a CDS encoding DsbE family thiol:disulfide interchange protein: MTDTENPTKPRRLVLPVVIVVAVLSLLYYQLRTGDPQSLPSVLIGKPVPDFQLAALPGAPSPTGLPVPGFSSDDLKKGRVSLINVWASWCAPCQVEHPLITDLARQGIPVYGINYKGDTPEGAKRFLARLGNPYKAIGVDDTGRVSIDFGVYGVPETFVIDGAGRIAYRHAGPLTEEVIAQKLKPAMEKAAKAAPPQS; the protein is encoded by the coding sequence ATGACCGACACGGAAAACCCGACAAAGCCGCGCCGCCTCGTGCTGCCTGTTGTCATCGTTGTAGCGGTTCTTTCGCTGCTTTATTACCAGCTCCGCACCGGCGACCCGCAAAGCCTGCCATCCGTGCTGATAGGCAAGCCGGTACCGGATTTCCAGCTCGCGGCGCTTCCCGGGGCGCCGAGCCCCACCGGATTGCCCGTGCCCGGCTTCTCGTCCGACGATCTCAAGAAGGGGCGCGTTTCGCTGATCAATGTGTGGGCGTCGTGGTGCGCACCGTGTCAGGTCGAGCATCCGTTGATCACGGACCTCGCGAGGCAGGGCATACCGGTGTACGGCATCAACTACAAGGGCGACACGCCCGAGGGGGCGAAACGTTTTCTGGCGCGTCTCGGCAACCCGTATAAGGCTATCGGCGTGGATGACACCGGACGGGTGTCCATCGATTTCGGCGTGTATGGCGTGCCCGAAACGTTCGTGATCGACGGCGCTGGCCGCATCGCGTACCGCCACGCCGGGCCGCTCACTGAAGAAGTCATCGCGCAGAAACTCAAGCCCGCGATGGAGAAAGCCGCGAAGGCTGCGCCGCCGCAGTCATAA
- the acnA gene encoding aconitate hydratase AcnA: MASLTPRSLDSFRSRKTLTVDGKPYEIFSLHDAEANGLSGASKLPFSLKVLLENLLRFEDGQTVTADDIRAVAQWLAERRSTREIAFRPARVLMQDFTGVPAVVDLAAMRDAMAKLSGNTARINPLVPVDLVIDHSVMVDSFGNARAFEVNVDLEYERNRERYEFLRWGALAFDNFRVVPPGTGICHQVNLEYLGQTVWTKDVDGVAQAFPDTLVGTDSHTTMINALSVLGWGVGGIEAEAAMLGQPISMLIPEVIGFRFTGKLNEGVTATDLVLTVTQILRKKGVVGKFVEYFGHGLDTLSVEDRATMANMAPEYGATCGFFPTDKDTLAYLHATGRDPHRVALVEAYAQEQGLWRETSTPDPVFTDVLELDLATVEPSLAGPRRPQDRVALGQAAAGFFDTVAEMRAPKPGSEAAEMVSEGAPNGGPVERAVAVEGADFSMADGHVVIAAITSCTNTSNPSVLVAAGLLARKAREKGLKPKPWVKTSLAPGSQVVTDYLTISGLQADLDALGFGLVGYGCTTCIGNSGPLPEPISKAIAEKDLIAAAVLSGNRNFEGRVNPDVRANYLASPPLVVAYALAGSMKIDLTTDPLGTDTGGKPVFLADIWPTSAEIAEIVRTSITPELFKTRYAHVFKGDERWQAVGGNQTGKTYDWDDASTYVRNPPYFEHLTGDAPPPVADIENARVLALFLDSITTDHISPAGSIARTSPAGRYLIERGVEPRDFNSYGSRRGNHEVMMRGTFANIRIKNQMVPGVEGGVALHQPDGGRMSIYDAAMAYKADGVPLVVFAGREYGTGSSRDWAAKGTRLLGVRAVIAQSFERIHRSNLVGMGVLPLVFEDGMSWQALGLTGSETVTIHGLGDLSPRRRMTAEIAFADGSLKNVPLLCRIDTVDELAYFRAGGILPYVLRRLAAA, from the coding sequence GTGGCTTCCTTAACTCCGCGCTCCCTCGACAGCTTCCGCAGCCGGAAAACGCTCACTGTCGATGGAAAGCCGTATGAAATTTTCTCGCTCCACGACGCGGAGGCGAACGGCCTTTCCGGCGCCTCGAAGCTTCCGTTCTCGCTGAAGGTGCTGCTTGAGAACCTGCTCCGCTTCGAGGATGGGCAGACGGTGACGGCCGACGACATCCGCGCGGTAGCCCAATGGCTCGCCGAACGCCGTTCGACGCGCGAAATCGCGTTTCGTCCGGCGCGCGTGCTTATGCAGGACTTCACCGGCGTGCCCGCCGTCGTCGACCTCGCGGCCATGCGCGACGCGATGGCGAAGCTTTCCGGCAATACCGCCAGGATCAACCCGCTCGTGCCCGTCGATCTTGTCATCGACCATTCGGTGATGGTGGACAGCTTCGGCAATGCCCGCGCCTTCGAGGTCAATGTCGACCTCGAATATGAGCGCAACCGCGAGCGCTACGAGTTCCTGCGCTGGGGCGCGCTGGCGTTCGACAATTTCCGCGTTGTTCCCCCCGGCACCGGCATCTGCCATCAGGTGAACCTCGAATATCTGGGGCAAACCGTGTGGACGAAGGACGTTGACGGCGTTGCCCAAGCCTTCCCCGACACCCTCGTCGGCACCGACAGCCACACGACCATGATCAACGCGCTTTCCGTGCTCGGCTGGGGTGTCGGCGGGATCGAGGCGGAAGCGGCCATGCTCGGCCAGCCGATTTCGATGCTGATCCCGGAGGTGATCGGCTTCCGCTTCACCGGCAAGCTCAACGAGGGCGTGACCGCGACCGACCTCGTGCTGACCGTGACGCAGATCCTGCGCAAGAAGGGCGTCGTCGGCAAGTTCGTGGAATATTTCGGCCACGGCCTCGATACGCTCTCGGTCGAGGACCGCGCGACCATGGCGAACATGGCGCCCGAATATGGCGCGACCTGCGGCTTCTTCCCGACCGACAAGGACACGCTCGCCTATCTTCACGCGACGGGCCGCGATCCGCACCGCGTGGCGCTCGTCGAGGCTTACGCCCAAGAGCAGGGACTGTGGCGTGAGACGTCGACGCCCGATCCCGTCTTCACCGATGTGCTCGAACTCGATCTCGCAACTGTGGAGCCGAGCCTTGCCGGACCGCGCCGCCCGCAGGATCGCGTCGCGCTAGGCCAGGCTGCGGCGGGCTTCTTCGATACGGTCGCCGAGATGCGCGCACCGAAACCCGGCAGCGAGGCGGCGGAGATGGTCTCGGAAGGCGCGCCGAACGGCGGCCCCGTCGAGCGCGCCGTCGCGGTAGAAGGAGCGGACTTCTCGATGGCGGACGGCCACGTGGTCATCGCCGCCATCACCTCCTGCACCAACACCTCGAACCCGAGCGTTCTCGTCGCGGCGGGCCTTCTCGCAAGGAAGGCGCGCGAAAAGGGCCTCAAGCCGAAGCCGTGGGTGAAGACGTCGCTCGCGCCGGGCAGTCAGGTCGTAACGGATTATCTCACCATATCCGGCCTGCAGGCCGATCTCGACGCCCTCGGCTTCGGCCTTGTCGGCTATGGCTGTACCACCTGCATCGGCAATTCCGGGCCGCTGCCGGAGCCGATCTCGAAGGCCATCGCGGAAAAGGATCTCATTGCCGCCGCCGTTCTCTCCGGCAACCGCAATTTCGAGGGCCGCGTGAATCCCGACGTGCGCGCGAACTACCTCGCATCGCCGCCGCTCGTCGTCGCCTATGCGCTTGCGGGCTCGATGAAGATCGACCTCACCACCGATCCCCTCGGCACCGACACCGGTGGCAAGCCGGTGTTCCTCGCGGACATCTGGCCGACATCGGCGGAAATCGCGGAGATCGTGCGTACGTCCATCACGCCCGAGTTGTTCAAGACGCGCTACGCTCACGTCTTCAAGGGGGACGAGCGCTGGCAGGCCGTCGGCGGCAACCAGACCGGCAAGACTTACGACTGGGACGACGCCTCGACCTATGTGCGCAACCCGCCCTATTTCGAGCACCTGACCGGCGACGCGCCGCCCCCCGTCGCCGACATCGAAAACGCGCGCGTTCTGGCGCTGTTCCTCGACTCGATCACCACCGACCACATCAGCCCGGCCGGGTCCATCGCGCGCACGAGCCCCGCTGGCCGCTACCTCATCGAGCGCGGCGTCGAACCCCGCGACTTCAATTCCTACGGCTCCAGGCGCGGCAACCACGAGGTGATGATGCGCGGCACCTTCGCCAACATCCGCATCAAGAACCAGATGGTGCCGGGCGTGGAAGGCGGCGTGGCGCTGCACCAGCCGGACGGCGGGCGCATGTCGATCTACGACGCGGCGATGGCGTACAAGGCGGACGGCGTGCCGCTCGTGGTCTTCGCGGGTCGCGAATACGGCACGGGCTCCAGCCGCGACTGGGCGGCGAAGGGCACGCGGCTTCTCGGCGTTCGCGCCGTCATCGCGCAAAGTTTCGAGCGCATCCATCGCTCGAACCTCGTCGGCATGGGCGTGCTGCCGCTCGTGTTCGAGGATGGCATGTCGTGGCAGGCGCTCGGGCTGACGGGTTCGGAAACGGTGACGATCCACGGACTCGGCGATCTTTCACCGCGAAGGCGCATGACGGCGGAAATCGCCTTCGCGGACGGCTCGCTGAAGAACGTCCCGCTCCTGTGCCGCATCGATACGGTCGATGAACTCGCCTACTTCCGCGCGGGCGGCATCCTGCCCTATGTCCTGCGCAGGCTTGCGGCGGCCTGA
- a CDS encoding site-specific DNA-methyltransferase — protein sequence MRSCVVSGGAAPLAAEGILQGDCLDILRRMPSASVDLVFADPPYNLQLGGELLRPNNTRVDGVDHAWDRFADFATYDRFSRAWLSECRRVLKPNGALWVIGTYHNIFRLGTALQDLGFWMMNDVIWLKTNPMPNFKGTRFTNAHETLIWAARDEKARPTFNYDSMKAFNDDLQMRSDWLIPICSGPERLRDDGGRKAHPTQKPEALLARVLMATTKPGDLVLDPFFGTGTTGAVAKLLRRRFIGIERDPDYVAAASARIAAIEPCDEKAAALITSKRAEPRVPFGMVLERGMLRPGDVLFDAKAEIRAQVMADASLMWNGTRGSIHAVGAKAQGRGACNGWTFWHFEKPRDGLAPIDLLRLEVRKTMGMRAAA from the coding sequence ATGCGTTCTTGTGTTGTATCCGGCGGGGCGGCGCCCCTTGCCGCGGAAGGTATTCTTCAGGGCGATTGCCTCGACATCCTGCGGCGCATGCCGTCCGCCTCGGTCGACCTCGTCTTCGCCGATCCCCCCTATAATCTCCAGCTTGGCGGCGAATTGCTCCGCCCCAACAACACGCGCGTCGACGGCGTGGACCACGCGTGGGACCGCTTCGCCGATTTCGCCACCTATGACCGTTTCAGCCGCGCCTGGCTCTCGGAGTGCCGCCGCGTGCTCAAGCCGAACGGCGCGCTGTGGGTGATCGGCACCTATCACAACATCTTCCGGCTCGGCACGGCGCTGCAGGATCTCGGCTTCTGGATGATGAACGATGTCATCTGGCTGAAGACGAACCCGATGCCGAACTTCAAGGGCACGCGCTTCACCAACGCGCATGAGACGCTGATCTGGGCGGCGCGCGACGAGAAGGCGCGGCCGACGTTCAATTACGACTCGATGAAGGCGTTCAACGACGACCTGCAAATGCGCTCGGACTGGCTCATCCCGATCTGCTCCGGCCCGGAGCGGCTGCGCGACGACGGCGGCCGCAAGGCGCATCCGACGCAGAAGCCCGAGGCGCTGCTTGCCCGCGTGCTGATGGCGACGACGAAGCCCGGCGATCTCGTGCTCGATCCGTTCTTCGGCACGGGCACCACGGGCGCCGTGGCGAAGCTGCTGCGGCGCCGCTTCATCGGCATCGAGCGCGACCCGGATTATGTGGCGGCGGCCAGCGCCCGTATCGCGGCCATCGAGCCGTGCGACGAGAAGGCCGCCGCGCTCATCACCTCGAAGCGCGCCGAGCCGCGCGTGCCCTTCGGCATGGTGCTGGAACGCGGCATGCTGCGGCCGGGCGATGTGCTGTTCGATGCGAAGGCGGAAATCCGCGCGCAGGTGATGGCGGACGCGTCGCTGATGTGGAACGGCACGCGCGGTTCCATTCATGCGGTCGGCGCGAAGGCGCAGGGGCGCGGCGCGTGCAACGGCTGGACCTTCTGGCATTTCGAGAAGCCGAGGGACGGGCTCGCGCCCATCGATCTCTTGCGCCTCGAAGTCCGCAAGACCATGGGCATGCGCGCGGCGGCGTGA
- a CDS encoding carboxymuconolactone decarboxylase family protein, which translates to MSIDAIKDRLGNFAKDVKLNLSSTLNDQTLSEQTKYGLLLASAISTRNREVAAAFEAEAAKHLSPAALEAAKAAASIMAMNNVYYRFVHLASNKEYGTKPARLRMNVIANPGVDKNDFELWSLAVSAINGCGMCIDAHEKVLREGGVSSETIQTAVRFAAIVQSVAVALEASTPAQA; encoded by the coding sequence ATGTCGATCGACGCCATCAAAGACCGCCTCGGCAACTTCGCCAAGGACGTGAAGCTCAATCTCTCGTCCACGCTCAACGACCAGACTCTTTCCGAGCAGACGAAATACGGCCTCCTGCTCGCCTCGGCGATCTCCACGCGCAACCGCGAGGTTGCAGCGGCGTTCGAGGCCGAGGCCGCGAAGCACCTTTCTCCCGCCGCTCTCGAAGCCGCCAAGGCCGCCGCGTCCATCATGGCGATGAACAACGTCTATTATCGCTTCGTGCACCTTGCCTCGAACAAGGAATACGGCACGAAGCCCGCGCGCCTTCGCATGAACGTCATCGCCAATCCGGGCGTGGACAAGAACGACTTCGAACTGTGGTCGCTCGCCGTTTCCGCGATCAACGGCTGCGGCATGTGCATCGACGCGCATGAGAAGGTTCTGCGGGAGGGCGGCGTGTCTTCGGAGACGATCCAGACGGCGGTGCGCTTCGCGGCGATCGTGCAATCCGTCGCCGTCGCGCTCGAAGCGAGCACGCCTGCGCAGGCCTGA
- a CDS encoding WlaTC/HtrL family glycosyltransferase, translating into MEEARQHPALRDFMSQVTIVTGLFDIGRDSLNKSFRRPFSYYVENFKKLLSIDYPMVVFGDEELRPIAEARKHAPTYFISTDLNRLRETETYPAIVAARERLREKFSMRPGVIKAPQATLDLYMPLVSQKIYWLRDVARLNPFGSDHFMWVDGGIAGHFKRFSTRYFEGNFRSSLPSYMQNRMFFVLFPIRRDAEELHGFEKGKFDEWAGEPLDHAVRAAVFGGDAASIERTVPLYDEILRATLAEGLMGTEENIMTIMVCRHRQLFELHRTVSGIPSEFILRHDPLGSLLFKLGWQRIALKRASKRYRRRLLERLHLRERSAPLQVDSLSSK; encoded by the coding sequence GTGGAAGAAGCACGACAACATCCCGCTCTGAGGGACTTTATGAGCCAAGTCACCATCGTTACCGGCCTATTCGACATAGGCCGGGACTCTCTCAATAAAAGTTTTCGAAGGCCGTTTTCCTATTACGTCGAGAATTTCAAAAAGCTTCTTTCAATCGATTATCCGATGGTGGTTTTCGGAGACGAGGAACTTCGACCCATTGCTGAGGCGCGTAAGCACGCGCCTACCTATTTCATATCCACTGATCTGAATCGCCTGCGCGAAACGGAGACTTATCCGGCAATTGTCGCGGCCCGCGAAAGACTTCGTGAGAAGTTCTCCATGCGGCCAGGCGTGATAAAGGCGCCGCAGGCAACGCTCGATCTCTATATGCCGCTCGTGTCCCAGAAAATTTACTGGCTGCGTGATGTCGCGAGGCTGAATCCCTTCGGTTCCGATCATTTCATGTGGGTCGACGGCGGCATTGCCGGGCATTTCAAGCGCTTCTCGACGAGATATTTCGAGGGGAACTTCAGGAGCAGCCTTCCCTCCTATATGCAGAACAGGATGTTCTTCGTCCTTTTTCCTATTCGCCGCGATGCCGAAGAACTTCACGGTTTCGAGAAAGGCAAATTCGACGAATGGGCTGGCGAACCTCTGGACCATGCTGTGCGCGCGGCCGTTTTCGGCGGCGATGCGGCGAGCATCGAAAGAACGGTCCCGCTCTACGATGAGATTTTGCGCGCAACGCTTGCCGAAGGGCTGATGGGCACCGAAGAAAACATCATGACCATCATGGTCTGCCGGCATCGCCAGCTCTTTGAACTGCACCGCACCGTATCGGGAATCCCGTCCGAATTCATTCTTCGCCACGACCCTCTAGGCTCGCTCCTTTTCAAGCTAGGCTGGCAACGCATCGCGCTCAAACGGGCATCGAAGCGTTACAGAAGGAGACTTCTGGAACGCCTCCATCTCCGCGAAAGAAGCGCGCCCCTCCAGGTTGATTCGCTTTCGAGCAAATGA
- the ccmA gene encoding heme ABC exporter ATP-binding protein CcmA: MSITPLTRSGSASARATPVSSLAAEKLACQRGGRIVVPALSFKVEAGHALILRGPNGAGKTTLLRTIAGYLPADSGRIVVTDDKGEGTGEGHFHYIGHTNGIKPRLTVIENVSFWQRFYSGADDTEAAENALDAFGLLDLAEYRAGHLSQGQARRLGLARLLAAKRSVWLLDEPSVSLDAASTRRLETAIRDHLAQGGIALVSTHLDLALGDAATVLELKPGRAFAA, translated from the coding sequence GTGAGTATTACCCCGCTCACCCGTTCTGGTTCCGCTTCTGCTCGCGCGACGCCGGTTTCGAGCCTCGCAGCGGAGAAGCTTGCCTGTCAGCGCGGCGGGCGGATCGTGGTGCCAGCGCTGTCGTTCAAGGTTGAGGCCGGGCACGCGCTGATCCTTCGCGGACCGAACGGGGCGGGCAAGACGACACTCCTTCGCACCATCGCGGGCTATCTCCCGGCTGATTCCGGCCGCATCGTCGTGACCGACGACAAGGGCGAGGGGACCGGCGAAGGGCATTTCCATTACATCGGCCACACGAACGGCATCAAGCCGCGCCTCACGGTCATCGAAAATGTGAGCTTCTGGCAGCGGTTCTATTCGGGCGCGGACGACACGGAGGCTGCCGAGAACGCGCTCGACGCATTCGGCCTTCTCGACCTTGCGGAGTATCGCGCAGGCCATCTCTCTCAAGGGCAGGCGCGGCGCCTCGGCCTCGCGCGGCTGCTTGCGGCGAAGCGCTCGGTCTGGCTTCTCGACGAGCCTTCCGTCTCGCTCGACGCGGCCTCCACGCGGCGGCTGGAAACGGCCATTCGCGACCATCTCGCGCAAGGCGGCATCGCGCTCGTCTCGACGCATCTCGATCTTGCGCTGGGCGATGCGGCGACCGTTCTCGAACTGAAGCCCGGGCGGGCATTCGCGGCATGA
- the ccmD gene encoding heme exporter protein CcmD — MLDLGPHAAFIWISYGAAAFCVIALALWAWGDERGQTKRLADLERRGLKRRSGQGQGNS, encoded by the coding sequence ATGCTTGATCTCGGACCTCATGCGGCTTTCATCTGGATATCCTACGGCGCGGCGGCGTTCTGCGTCATTGCGCTTGCATTATGGGCATGGGGCGACGAGCGCGGACAAACGAAGCGCCTCGCCGATCTCGAACGGCGCGGGCTCAAGCGGCGCTCGGGCCAGGGACAGGGAAATTCATGA
- a CDS encoding heme ABC transporter permease, producing MADLTNTETIRPGWFSTLANPTTFMRLSGKVLPWLTIATLLLFAVGLTGAFLAPPDYQQGETVRIMFIHVPSAWLAMMCYTIIAISSAGYLIWRHPLADVSAKAAAPIGATFTLLALVTGSLWGKPMWGAYWVWDARLTSVLILFFLYLGLIALRQAIDEPGRAGRAAAILALIGAVNIPIIKYSVNWWNTLHQPASVIRADGPTIHSSLLWPLLVMAIAFTLLFVVLHLKAMRAEILRRRCDALIARHVRGDAARAGTEEAANA from the coding sequence ATGGCAGACCTGACGAACACCGAAACGATACGGCCGGGGTGGTTTTCTACGCTCGCCAATCCGACAACCTTCATGCGGCTGTCGGGAAAGGTGCTGCCATGGCTCACGATCGCGACGCTTTTGCTGTTCGCCGTGGGCCTTACCGGCGCGTTCCTCGCCCCGCCCGACTACCAGCAGGGCGAGACGGTTCGCATCATGTTCATCCATGTGCCGTCCGCGTGGCTCGCCATGATGTGTTACACCATCATCGCCATCTCGTCGGCGGGCTACCTCATCTGGCGGCACCCGCTGGCTGACGTGTCGGCCAAGGCGGCGGCGCCCATCGGCGCGACGTTCACGCTGCTCGCGCTCGTCACCGGTTCGCTCTGGGGCAAGCCGATGTGGGGCGCCTACTGGGTGTGGGACGCGCGGCTGACGAGCGTGCTGATCCTGTTTTTCCTCTATCTCGGCCTTATCGCGCTTCGGCAGGCCATCGACGAGCCGGGAAGGGCGGGGCGCGCCGCCGCGATCCTTGCGCTGATCGGCGCAGTGAATATCCCGATCATCAAATATTCGGTGAACTGGTGGAATACGCTGCACCAGCCCGCGAGCGTGATCCGCGCCGACGGACCGACGATCCACTCTTCGCTTCTTTGGCCGCTCCTCGTGATGGCGATAGCGTTCACGCTCCTGTTCGTGGTGCTGCATCTCAAGGCGATGCGCGCCGAAATCCTGCGTCGGCGCTGCGACGCGCTGATTGCGCGGCATGTGCGCGGCGATGCGGCGCGCGCCGGGACTGAGGAGGCTGCCAATGCTTGA
- a CDS encoding acyl-CoA carboxylase subunit beta, whose translation MKEIIAELERRRAVARQGGGARRIEAQHKRGKLTARERIELLLDDGSFEEYDMFMEHRCTDFGMDSTKIPGDGVVTGWGTINGRVTYVFAKDFTVFGGSLSEAHAQKIIKVQDMALKNRAPIIGLFDAGGARIQEGVAALGGYGEVFQRNVQASGVIPQISVIMGPCAGGDVYSPAMTDFIFMVRDTSYLFVTGPDVVKTVTNEEVTAEELGGASVHTTRSSIADRAFDNDVECLLQMRRLMDFLPQNNKAAVPHLPTHDDIRRQEPSLATLVPPDATKPYDMKELITKIADEGDFFEIQETFARNIITGFARLGGYPVGIVANQPIVLAGVLDSDASRKAARFVRFCDCFNIPLITFVDVPGFLPGTAQEYGGLIKHGAKLLFAYAEATVPKITVITRKAYGGAYDVMSSKHIGGDVNYAWPTAEIAVMGSKGAAEILYRAELGDKDKIAARIAEYKERFENPFIAAERGYIDDVIMPFNTRYRLARALNMLRHKQQELPWKKHDNIPL comes from the coding sequence ATGAAAGAAATCATCGCCGAACTCGAACGCCGCCGCGCCGTAGCACGCCAGGGCGGTGGTGCAAGACGCATCGAAGCCCAACACAAGCGCGGCAAACTGACCGCCCGCGAGCGCATCGAGTTGCTCCTCGACGATGGCTCTTTCGAAGAATACGACATGTTCATGGAGCACCGTTGCACCGACTTCGGCATGGACTCCACGAAAATCCCCGGCGACGGCGTCGTCACCGGCTGGGGCACGATCAACGGCCGCGTCACCTATGTGTTCGCGAAGGACTTCACGGTGTTCGGCGGATCGCTTTCAGAAGCGCACGCGCAGAAGATCATCAAGGTCCAGGACATGGCGCTCAAGAACCGCGCGCCCATCATCGGTCTTTTCGACGCGGGCGGCGCACGCATTCAGGAAGGCGTGGCTGCACTCGGCGGCTATGGCGAAGTGTTCCAGCGGAACGTGCAGGCTTCGGGCGTGATCCCGCAGATTTCCGTCATCATGGGCCCCTGCGCCGGCGGCGACGTGTATTCGCCCGCCATGACCGACTTCATCTTCATGGTCCGCGATACGTCGTATCTCTTCGTGACCGGCCCGGACGTGGTGAAGACCGTCACGAACGAGGAAGTCACGGCCGAGGAACTTGGCGGCGCCAGCGTGCACACGACGCGCTCTTCCATCGCCGACCGCGCCTTCGACAACGACGTGGAATGCCTGCTCCAGATGCGGCGGCTCATGGACTTCCTGCCGCAGAACAACAAGGCCGCCGTTCCGCATCTGCCGACGCATGACGACATCCGCCGTCAGGAGCCTTCGCTGGCGACGCTCGTCCCCCCGGACGCGACGAAGCCTTACGACATGAAGGAACTCATCACGAAGATCGCCGACGAGGGCGACTTCTTCGAGATTCAGGAGACCTTCGCGCGCAATATCATCACGGGCTTCGCGCGTCTCGGCGGCTACCCCGTCGGCATCGTGGCGAACCAGCCGATCGTGCTCGCGGGCGTGCTCGACAGTGACGCCAGCCGCAAGGCCGCGCGCTTCGTGCGCTTCTGCGACTGCTTCAACATCCCGCTCATCACATTCGTCGACGTGCCGGGCTTCCTGCCGGGCACCGCGCAGGAATATGGCGGGCTCATCAAGCACGGCGCGAAACTGCTCTTCGCCTATGCAGAGGCGACCGTGCCGAAGATCACCGTCATCACGCGCAAGGCCTATGGCGGCGCTTACGACGTGATGAGCTCGAAGCATATCGGCGGCGACGTGAACTATGCGTGGCCTACCGCCGAGATCGCGGTGATGGGCTCGAAGGGCGCGGCCGAAATCCTCTATCGCGCGGAACTCGGCGACAAGGACAAGATCGCGGCCCGCATCGCCGAGTACAAGGAGCGCTTCGAGAACCCGTTCATCGCGGCCGAGCGCGGCTATATCGACGATGTCATCATGCCGTTCAACACGCGCTACCGTCTGGCGCGCGCGCTCAACATGCTGCGTCACAAGCAGCAGGAACTGCCGTGGAAGAAGCACGACAACATCCCGCTCTGA
- a CDS encoding peroxiredoxin, whose protein sequence is MLGIGDKLPSFEVTGVKPGFNFHEENGVSAFEALTESSFPGKWKIIFFYPKDFTFVCPTEIAEFARLSSEFADRDAIVLGGSSDNEFCKLAWRRDHKDLHNLNIWQFADTKGSLIDGLGVRSDAGVAYRYTFIVDPDNVIQHVYANNLNVGRNPSDTLRVLDALQTDELCPCNRAVGGDTLKAA, encoded by the coding sequence ATGTTGGGAATTGGCGACAAGCTGCCGTCTTTCGAGGTTACAGGTGTGAAGCCGGGCTTCAATTTTCACGAAGAGAACGGCGTGAGCGCGTTCGAGGCGCTGACCGAAAGCAGCTTCCCGGGCAAGTGGAAAATCATCTTCTTCTACCCGAAGGACTTCACGTTCGTCTGCCCGACGGAGATCGCCGAATTCGCGCGCCTCTCCAGCGAGTTCGCGGACCGCGACGCCATCGTGCTCGGCGGATCGAGCGATAACGAGTTCTGCAAGCTGGCATGGCGCCGCGATCACAAGGATCTGCACAACCTCAATATCTGGCAGTTCGCCGACACGAAGGGGTCGCTGATCGACGGCCTCGGCGTGCGCTCGGATGCGGGCGTCGCCTATCGCTATACGTTCATTGTCGATCCCGACAATGTCATCCAGCACGTTTACGCCAACAACCTCAATGTCGGCCGCAATCCGTCCGACACGCTGCGCGTGCTCGATGCGCTGCAGACCGACGAACTCTGCCCCTGCAATCGCGCCGTCGGCGGGGATACGCTCAAGGCCGCGTAA